From a region of the Andrena cerasifolii isolate SP2316 chromosome 13, iyAndCera1_principal, whole genome shotgun sequence genome:
- the LOC143375809 gene encoding glycine N-acyltransferase-like protein 3 isoform X2 yields the protein MECPEAMDRGWNFRLLAEEELSQLLDFLAGYLPESLKFHQTLLTYTRDRVWDFNFYVADDWPRDAICLHFPGMTLSPQGLLYESVGVFCPNDRLELLKLLREEDILIDWSKPLYINFVHYDIAEELTRLYEGTGSIERVVGDVFACQNPESVAALVETDADADPDVQVLPLKAEHAENIHELYPANDMECHEVFLRLIRSLPAAGVFFKGNLAAWMVQSYYGAMFSMQTKPEYRRKGYGTKLARYLTRRVAERGYQPFVVIRPENEASQSLYKKLGFRKLYQTVRMTFIPSAWRGAENETSHVLRDNLENAVRQLTIEQNVVDDFRNVDGIVASEEAAQDSTSQVVDVETAVEEPEGDLEECEDLREDVLLEPVAEESEDRIQVNELSVEGTVETRGDAEGTANDDGGDEGDGGTAGGDAE from the exons ATGGAGTGCCCCGAAGCGATGGATAGAGGCTGGAACTTCCGTCTGCTCGCCGAGGAGGAGCTGTCCCAGCTCTTGGACTTCCTTGCCGGCTATTTGCCCGAATCCCTCAAG TTCCATCAGACTCTGCTGACCTACACGCGGGACAGGGTGTGGGACTTTAATTTCTACGTGGCCGACGACTGGCCCCGAGATGCGATCTGCTTGCATTTCCCGGGGATGACGCTATCC CCCCAAGGTTTGCTCTACGAGAGCGTGGGCGTCTTTTGTCCCAACGACCGGCTGGAGCTGCTGAAGCTGCTGAGGGAGGAGGACATTCTGATCGACTGGTCGAAGCCGCTCTACATCAATTTCGTCCACTACGACATCGCCGAGGAGCTGACACGCCTCTACGAGGGCACCGGGAGCATCGAGAGGGTGGTGGGTGACGTTTTCGCGTGCCAGAATCCCGAGAGCGTGGCCGCCCTCGTGGAGACCGACGCGGACGCCGATCCCGACGTTCAAGTGCTGCCCCTGAAGGCCGAGCACGCCGAGAACATCCACGAACTGTACCCCGCGAACGACATGGAGTGCCACGAGGTGTTCCTGCGGCTGATCAGGTCCCTGCCGGCGGCCGGGGTCTTCTTCAAGGGGAACCTGGCCGCCTGGATGGTGCAGTCCTATTACGGGGCGATGTTCTCCATGCAGACCAAGCCGGAGTACCGGAGGAAGGGTTACGGGACGAAATTAGCAAG GTACCTGACGAGACGGGTGGCCGAGAGGGGCTACCAGCCTTTCGTAGTGATACGTCCAGAGAACGAAGCCAGCCAGAGCCTGTACAAGAAGCTGGGCTTCAGGAAGCTCTACCAGACAGTCCGGATGACGTTCATACCCTCCGCTTGGCGGGGCGCCGAGAACGAGACCAGCCACGTTTTGAGGGACAACTTGGAGAACGCTGTCAGGCAGCTGACGATCGAGCAGAACGTAGTGGACGACTTCAGAAACGTCGACGGCATCGTTGCCTCCGAGGAAGCGGCGCAAGACTCCACGAGTCAAGTGGTGGACGTGGAGACGGCCGTCGAGGAGCCCGAGGGGGACCTAGAGGAGTGCGAAGACCTGCGGGAAGATGTACTCTTGGAGCCTGTCGCCGAGGAGTCGGAGGATAGAATACAAGTGAATGAGTTGTCCGTAGAAGGAACAGTGGAAACTCGGGGAGACGCCGAAGGAACGGCGAACGACGATGGTGGCGACGAAGGCGACGGAGGAACGGCAGGCGGGGACGCGGAATAA
- the LOC143375809 gene encoding uncharacterized protein LOC143375809 isoform X3, translating into MTLSPQGLLYESVGVFCPNDRLELLKLLREEDILIDWSKPLYINFVHYDIAEELTRLYEGTGSIERVVGDVFACQNPESVAALVETDADADPDVQVLPLKAEHAENIHELYPANDMECHEVFLRLIRSLPAAGVFFKGNLAAWMVQSYYGAMFSMQTKPEYRRKGYGTKLARYLTRRVAERGYQPFVVIRPENEASQSLYKKLGFRKLYQTVRMTFIPSAWRGAENETSHVLRDNLENAVRQLTIEQNVVDDFRNVDGIVASEEAAQDSTSQVVDVETAVEEPEGDLEECEDLREDVLLEPVAEESEDRIQVNELSVEGTVETRGDAEGTANDDGGDEGDGGTAGGDAE; encoded by the exons ATGACGCTATCC CCCCAAGGTTTGCTCTACGAGAGCGTGGGCGTCTTTTGTCCCAACGACCGGCTGGAGCTGCTGAAGCTGCTGAGGGAGGAGGACATTCTGATCGACTGGTCGAAGCCGCTCTACATCAATTTCGTCCACTACGACATCGCCGAGGAGCTGACACGCCTCTACGAGGGCACCGGGAGCATCGAGAGGGTGGTGGGTGACGTTTTCGCGTGCCAGAATCCCGAGAGCGTGGCCGCCCTCGTGGAGACCGACGCGGACGCCGATCCCGACGTTCAAGTGCTGCCCCTGAAGGCCGAGCACGCCGAGAACATCCACGAACTGTACCCCGCGAACGACATGGAGTGCCACGAGGTGTTCCTGCGGCTGATCAGGTCCCTGCCGGCGGCCGGGGTCTTCTTCAAGGGGAACCTGGCCGCCTGGATGGTGCAGTCCTATTACGGGGCGATGTTCTCCATGCAGACCAAGCCGGAGTACCGGAGGAAGGGTTACGGGACGAAATTAGCAAG GTACCTGACGAGACGGGTGGCCGAGAGGGGCTACCAGCCTTTCGTAGTGATACGTCCAGAGAACGAAGCCAGCCAGAGCCTGTACAAGAAGCTGGGCTTCAGGAAGCTCTACCAGACAGTCCGGATGACGTTCATACCCTCCGCTTGGCGGGGCGCCGAGAACGAGACCAGCCACGTTTTGAGGGACAACTTGGAGAACGCTGTCAGGCAGCTGACGATCGAGCAGAACGTAGTGGACGACTTCAGAAACGTCGACGGCATCGTTGCCTCCGAGGAAGCGGCGCAAGACTCCACGAGTCAAGTGGTGGACGTGGAGACGGCCGTCGAGGAGCCCGAGGGGGACCTAGAGGAGTGCGAAGACCTGCGGGAAGATGTACTCTTGGAGCCTGTCGCCGAGGAGTCGGAGGATAGAATACAAGTGAATGAGTTGTCCGTAGAAGGAACAGTGGAAACTCGGGGAGACGCCGAAGGAACGGCGAACGACGATGGTGGCGACGAAGGCGACGGAGGAACGGCAGGCGGGGACGCGGAATAA
- the LOC143375809 gene encoding glycine N-acyltransferase-like protein 3 isoform X1, translating to MTFSMECPEAMDRGWNFRLLAEEELSQLLDFLAGYLPESLKFHQTLLTYTRDRVWDFNFYVADDWPRDAICLHFPGMTLSPQGLLYESVGVFCPNDRLELLKLLREEDILIDWSKPLYINFVHYDIAEELTRLYEGTGSIERVVGDVFACQNPESVAALVETDADADPDVQVLPLKAEHAENIHELYPANDMECHEVFLRLIRSLPAAGVFFKGNLAAWMVQSYYGAMFSMQTKPEYRRKGYGTKLARYLTRRVAERGYQPFVVIRPENEASQSLYKKLGFRKLYQTVRMTFIPSAWRGAENETSHVLRDNLENAVRQLTIEQNVVDDFRNVDGIVASEEAAQDSTSQVVDVETAVEEPEGDLEECEDLREDVLLEPVAEESEDRIQVNELSVEGTVETRGDAEGTANDDGGDEGDGGTAGGDAE from the exons ATGAC TTTCAGCATGGAGTGCCCCGAAGCGATGGATAGAGGCTGGAACTTCCGTCTGCTCGCCGAGGAGGAGCTGTCCCAGCTCTTGGACTTCCTTGCCGGCTATTTGCCCGAATCCCTCAAG TTCCATCAGACTCTGCTGACCTACACGCGGGACAGGGTGTGGGACTTTAATTTCTACGTGGCCGACGACTGGCCCCGAGATGCGATCTGCTTGCATTTCCCGGGGATGACGCTATCC CCCCAAGGTTTGCTCTACGAGAGCGTGGGCGTCTTTTGTCCCAACGACCGGCTGGAGCTGCTGAAGCTGCTGAGGGAGGAGGACATTCTGATCGACTGGTCGAAGCCGCTCTACATCAATTTCGTCCACTACGACATCGCCGAGGAGCTGACACGCCTCTACGAGGGCACCGGGAGCATCGAGAGGGTGGTGGGTGACGTTTTCGCGTGCCAGAATCCCGAGAGCGTGGCCGCCCTCGTGGAGACCGACGCGGACGCCGATCCCGACGTTCAAGTGCTGCCCCTGAAGGCCGAGCACGCCGAGAACATCCACGAACTGTACCCCGCGAACGACATGGAGTGCCACGAGGTGTTCCTGCGGCTGATCAGGTCCCTGCCGGCGGCCGGGGTCTTCTTCAAGGGGAACCTGGCCGCCTGGATGGTGCAGTCCTATTACGGGGCGATGTTCTCCATGCAGACCAAGCCGGAGTACCGGAGGAAGGGTTACGGGACGAAATTAGCAAG GTACCTGACGAGACGGGTGGCCGAGAGGGGCTACCAGCCTTTCGTAGTGATACGTCCAGAGAACGAAGCCAGCCAGAGCCTGTACAAGAAGCTGGGCTTCAGGAAGCTCTACCAGACAGTCCGGATGACGTTCATACCCTCCGCTTGGCGGGGCGCCGAGAACGAGACCAGCCACGTTTTGAGGGACAACTTGGAGAACGCTGTCAGGCAGCTGACGATCGAGCAGAACGTAGTGGACGACTTCAGAAACGTCGACGGCATCGTTGCCTCCGAGGAAGCGGCGCAAGACTCCACGAGTCAAGTGGTGGACGTGGAGACGGCCGTCGAGGAGCCCGAGGGGGACCTAGAGGAGTGCGAAGACCTGCGGGAAGATGTACTCTTGGAGCCTGTCGCCGAGGAGTCGGAGGATAGAATACAAGTGAATGAGTTGTCCGTAGAAGGAACAGTGGAAACTCGGGGAGACGCCGAAGGAACGGCGAACGACGATGGTGGCGACGAAGGCGACGGAGGAACGGCAGGCGGGGACGCGGAATAA
- the LOC143375811 gene encoding transmembrane protein 230 isoform X1, giving the protein MWTSWFGADYIHKVSMSRRKLCGRQFDNVDYTQLTETDNGFVDSQFAHPPIKIPWKAITLAALLFVGGTIMLIMGSLIVTGHIDTKYSDRMWPVIILGILMFIPGAYHMRVAILAYQKVPGYSFDDIPEFD; this is encoded by the exons ATGTGGACGAGCTGGTTTGGCGCAG ATTACATTCACAAAGTGAGTATGTCCAGGAGGAAACTCTGTGGCAGACAATTTGACAACGTGGATTACACACAGCTTACAGAAACTGACAATGGCTTTGTCGATTCTCAG TTTGCGCATCCGCCAATAAAAATACCATGGAAGGCCATTACATTGGCAGCTCTTCTCTTTGTTGGAGGTACCATCATGCTCATTATGGGCAGCTTAATCGTGACTGGTCACATAGACACGAAG TATTCAGACCGTATGTGGCCAGTAATAATTCTAGGAATTTTAATGTTCATACCAGGTGCTTACCATATGAGGGTAGCTATTTTAGCGTACCAAAAAGTGCCGGGATATTCTTTTGATGATATACCAGAGTTTGATTAA
- the LOC143375811 gene encoding transmembrane protein 230 isoform X2 has product MSRRKLCGRQFDNVDYTQLTETDNGFVDSQFAHPPIKIPWKAITLAALLFVGGTIMLIMGSLIVTGHIDTKYSDRMWPVIILGILMFIPGAYHMRVAILAYQKVPGYSFDDIPEFD; this is encoded by the exons ATGTCCAGGAGGAAACTCTGTGGCAGACAATTTGACAACGTGGATTACACACAGCTTACAGAAACTGACAATGGCTTTGTCGATTCTCAG TTTGCGCATCCGCCAATAAAAATACCATGGAAGGCCATTACATTGGCAGCTCTTCTCTTTGTTGGAGGTACCATCATGCTCATTATGGGCAGCTTAATCGTGACTGGTCACATAGACACGAAG TATTCAGACCGTATGTGGCCAGTAATAATTCTAGGAATTTTAATGTTCATACCAGGTGCTTACCATATGAGGGTAGCTATTTTAGCGTACCAAAAAGTGCCGGGATATTCTTTTGATGATATACCAGAGTTTGATTAA